The DNA segment ATTACCACTAGGCAAGAGGAAGTGATAATCGGCCGTGTTTTACTCTTTCACTTATCTGCCGTGCCGTGAACACCTACGGGGAGAAGATGGGGCCGCCGGTCCGATCGATGCGCCGTTGTCAGATGCGAATTAGTTAAGTACATATCAATTCAGGGTAATTCCTCGGCTTCTATTGCTCCACTGTCTCCCTCTATACACCCGTACAGTAGTGGAAGGTGCAAATGGCGCGTTGGCATACGAATGTGTAAAAAACCGCGCGATGTATATAAGAGCGAACATTGGCATCATATCATCGCTCGCTTGCTATCGAACACATTGCCACCGGCGTTACCATACGTTGAACTGCGagaaaatgattaaatttgtAAGTAATGTCTGTCATTTAAATTAACAGCAACATAATTCAAttcatgtgtttttcttttgtttcttttaaagCTTTGCCTATTTGCATTCCTTGCCGCAAGCTGTCTAGCTTTGCCGGTAGAAGACCATCCTAAATTATCTCGCCCTTCACCCATCAATCCGGATGTTGCCAGCGAACCAAAGCCAACCGAATTGAAGGAACTTTCCTCGGCGTCCTCCTCGACCACCGAGAGTCACATCCAAAAGGTCCCAGCGTCTGGAGTAAAGCTTAGCATTGAGGTAGCAAAAAATGAGGCGACAACCTCCACTAGCCCCAGCACGGACACTGAACAGACCACTAAGAACAATCCGAAACGTTCGGTAGAATCGGATTCAAGCGCATCCACTACCACGGCCGCAAACCATCCAGCGTTCCGGCGCAATCAGCCTTCTACCACGACGGAACAGCCCAGCAGTACCACCGGAAGCAGTTCCACCTCCAGCCCAGTTTCAGTGAAAACTCCGATTGCTACGACGACGTCCAGAACAAAGCGTGAGGTCGCCGTCACTGCCGCCACTGCCAGCAGCAGTGCAGGTACTACTGCGGCAAAACGCACAACCACTGTCGCCCCAGCCACATCCAGTGATGATAAGGAAGGGCCTCACTTTGTGCGACCGGTCCCGGTGGATCAGATACTGAAAAATTTCAACCTCTCGGAAAAGTCTACCGGTTCGGCTGCTACTGTACAACAGCCGAAACCGGAGCAGTCTAAGGACGAACAGAAATCGGATGAAAGTTCCGAGGAAGCATCCGAGCACCGAAAGGAAGAGTCGGAGCAAAAGACGCACCAACAGACGCATCCCGTCATCCGACAGCAGGGTGCATAATGAAACTGTATAGTATTGCTTTAATCTGTTGTTCTCTGTTTATGTTTAACGttttaatcaaataaaaagcTGCAGCATGTATGCTTAACGATTTAAAAATTCAAGTGTTATTTGTTTCCCTCTTGCTCAATTCATATCTAtctatttatctatttatttcatatatataaccgacggaccatcgtgtctaatcggcaaccttataattaaattaaagagTATATAAATAGACCTGTAGTTCTAAGCAAACATTAAATGTGACTTAgacgcaatttctccttgaacgtAGATGAAGACatactaaaatcgaacaaatctaacacttcattgaaCTCGAGGGACATACGTGTAATAGGGTGTCCCTGGCTATGGTTGTTGCGGGTACGCGGTACACGGAGATGGAAATTAGATCTAAGAATCCGACAGGgagcgaacaaattgatgctgGCCAGTAATGCCGGAGAATCGATCTCTCCGTTAAGGAGCCGGAATATAAAAAGGCATTGAGCGTTTTTACGTCGAGAGCAGAGTGGTTCAAGTCCGAGAAGTAGACACCGCTGATGGTAGAAGGGCCGAGCGTGGTGGGATTACCATGGAAGGAGTCGAACCGCGTACCTGGTGATTCTCCGTTGAATGGCTTCGAGGCGATTGATGTCACCAACGCCAAGCGGGCACCAGATCGGGCAGCAGTACTCCAGGCACGACCTTACGATGGCACAGAAGATCGACTTGACGCACATGGGATCGGTAAACTCACTACAGGTCCGCGTAATTAGACCGAGTAGCTTATTTCCCTTCGCAACAACGCTATCAATGTGAGGGCGAAATGACATCTTCTGATCGAGTAGCACCCCCACATCAcagatacagggtttaccagcataataagcaactgtccacttgtttttaacaatagtcgttttgaatagacaccgctgtctgccacttgctcacacgtcagatggtgtaagctactctgtccatttcaataacacaattttcgccttcgataagcaactgtcagattcggcacagtttgttttgttttgacaaattttgcaaaaacaaaacttttcaaaAACGTTTCTTTTAATCAAGCAATTTGCAGTATAAAccataaatttcaataaatcaaaacattaattttgccGTGCCCCCGTGCCGAATCCgaccgttgtgcaatcgaaggcgaaaattgtgttattgaattggacagagtagcttacaccatctgacgtgtgagcaagtggtagacagcggtgtctattcaaaacgactattgttataaacaagtggacagttgtttattggactggtaaaccctgtacaTGTCGTGCGAACCAAAGCCGTGTTGAGCATAGTGTATGTAAACGAGATAGGGTAAATTCAATCGCAGAAGAAGCACATTGACAATACGGCACGTGCATTTTTAGCTTTCTTTCACATAACGGAAGTAAAACGCGCATTGAATGACATTTGATACATTTTACAATTTGTTCGCTAAtcattgtttttcttcatttatcAAGGTGTTTGTTTCCACTGTTCCATATTTGCTCATTACAAGTTCCTGCCCTTTACACGCACAAAAGCTTGTCCTTTGAAGGAGTTTTAAGATTGTGTTGGTTGTTATTCTTGTTCATGGATGAAGTATTATTATCATAAGGTATTCAATATGCATGACATGTCTTTAATGCGTGTGATTTGTTTCAGTATGTATATAtaatgtgtgtatatatatatttactTTTGTATGAATATGAATGTAGGTGTGTTTCGAATGAATGTGTTACCTATCTCTGGTTTTAGCTCATGCTTTTTTGAGTGGTGCAGCACGCTTTCTAAAAATATAAGAATATATTGTATGTATTTGTATATGTTATGGTCTTATACGTTTCTCGCCACATGTTGGCGATttgcttttctcttttctttttttttaatacaactCTGCCGTTCTTCGGTTGCTCCTTTTGACTTTACGTactgcttgcttgctttcccGATGTTGAGATGTTATTGTAATTCTAAGTAGCTTTGAATTTTACTCTCGTTTTGATTATGGTGTacagttttgcatttttaagttATGTTATCTTTCGTTTTTTGATTTCGCCACTATTTGCACATCCAATCACTGGCGTTAAATTAATTATCGTtctcaaaaaacaaaccaaaaatgcAAGTAATACGTAATAGTGTGATTTTGCGCCCGACCGACACACGTTCTATTGGGGAGGGGTACAGTATTTACgtaagttttgttttacttctttacaGATAGCTTGGAAAACATCACCGGACAGAGTAACACACCGAATAAATCACTAGCGCACATATGTTATTATGACTGAATGCTCACCACTCCCGTTGCTTTATCACcttattttgcaataaaagtcgAAATTGTTTGCCCGCTAATTGATTTCTTATCCctctgacacacacacattcgcgcGCTTCATCACTTTCGTGGGTACGGAAGTGCGCCGCATCATCGACTATAGTAATGGTGCAGACGCGCGCGCTTGttcgtggtggtgctgctggtgtgttgCATAAAACCTATTCCTATTTACTACAATAAAATGGAAGTTTAACGAGATTTTcgatttcaaataaaatattaaaataaaacccatTTGGATTCCGCACATCGGTTTACACCCCGTGCGCCTTCTCCATCACACCTCCCTGTTTAGCGTTGTATTCACCACCGCTCTCACACACGCTTTTCTATTTACGAATACGTTAAAATCTAATGATAATAATGTAACCATTTACGACTAGCATTTTGCAGCGTTCTCGACCGTAGTACGGCTGTAACGCACACGAGGAGAGCGATTTTTATAACTTCTAGACAGTACCATTGTTCACACGACATGCTACGGATCCTAACATGCTTCATAGCGGCACACCTAGCTGATCGGAAGAGCATAAGGTGAAGTGTGAACGAAAGCATATGTATAAGTTTCACAACTCACGTTCTCGGGTTGTTTCCGAGTCCCAATCA comes from the Anopheles coluzzii chromosome 2, AcolN3, whole genome shotgun sequence genome and includes:
- the LOC120947751 gene encoding putative protein TPRXL → MYIRANIGIISSLACYRTHCHRRYHTLNCEKMIKFLCLFAFLAASCLALPVEDHPKLSRPSPINPDVASEPKPTELKELSSASSSTTESHIQKVPASGVKLSIEVAKNEATTSTSPSTDTEQTTKNNPKRSVESDSSASTTTAANHPAFRRNQPSTTTEQPSSTTGSSSTSSPVSVKTPIATTTSRTKREVAVTAATASSSAGTTAAKRTTTVAPATSSDDKEGPHFVRPVPVDQILKNFNLSEKSTGSAATVQQPKPEQSKDEQKSDESSEEASEHRKEESEQKTHQQTHPVIRQQGA